A genomic window from Carassius auratus strain Wakin chromosome 19, ASM336829v1, whole genome shotgun sequence includes:
- the LOC113119838 gene encoding uncharacterized protein LOC113119838: MARPVKLRVILADDDARKLILPEGLPSSTEDLAQKITEMFQLDGDIRLQYQDDDFGGEFVNLTTITDVQDKGTLKVIFKTTGQNQTAVSTPARLMLCQADDSASVSSFETDDTVLLSSPDGSVQSTTRSTPWPLVFPIPRFSYDSEIILQQANTEYHENGNRLNPSPKLKSHILEVLAEEIIKYKAYPTDLDLNTVAEALINKHPCLREQGSYNGCYGWKISLKYKMANFRTKLRSVGCSEVSINSMKNKRQDQYHAASNIKKPRRAEVNYCPQHPMGETSESLERERVDLLAAIKKRNNDKLVKEKMERTFSYRRQEVVQEKPMIADFKSRWPALFNVDKINTEFLRITTVPLEFKFLAMLDQYSDSLMKLFQSKGGVTGRTIKNIMQPISQNNSIDVRRECILKALCVYLNEDHLQLFKEYNDCDWVNAKEAIEQMVMGIYIIRSEGHHPGDKPVEVGIVIEGTEVLSSLKNVAVAVAMLFGLTYALNLSYPRELKATFEVIQKVFFNLDGQKLSPKVQALKNKMLE, from the exons ATGGCTCGACCAGTGAAACTTAGAGTAATTTTGGCTGATGATGATGCCAGGAAGTTGATCCTGCCTGAAGGGCTTCCTAGTTCTACTGAGGACCTTGCACAAAAAATCACTGAAATGTTCCAGCTTGATGGGGATATCCGCTTGCAATATCAAGATGACGATTTTGGTGGCGAGTTTGTGAATTTAACAACAATTACTGATGTTCAAGATAAAGGAACCTTAAAGGTCATCTTCAAGACTACAGGACAAAACCAAACTGCAGTATCAACTCCTGCTCGCTTAATGCTGTGCCAGGCAGATGACTCTGCATCTGTATCTTCGTTTGAAACTGACGACACTGTTCTTCTTTCTTCTCCTGATGGGTCAGTGCAATCCACAACAAGATCCACTCCATGGCCACTTGTATTCCCAATTCCACGCTTCTCCTATGACTCTGAAATAATTCTACAGCAAGCTAATACTGAATACCATGAGAACGGAAATCGTCTCAATCCGTCTCCAAAGCTGAAGTCACACATTCTAGAAGTCCTAGCTGAGGAAATCATAAAATACAAAGCATATCCAACTGATTTAGACCTCAACACAGTGGCAGAAGCATTGATTAATAAACACCCTTGCTTGCGAGAACAAGGCTCCTACAATGGTTGCTATGGGTGGAAAATAAGCCTCAAATATAAGATGGCAAACTTTCGTACTAAGCTCAGAAGTGTTGGGTGTTCAGAAGTAAGCATAAACTCAATGAAGAACAAACGCCAAGATCAGTACCATGCTGCTTCAAACATCAAAAAGCCTAGAAGAGCCGAAGTAAATTACTGCCCTCAACATCCAATGGGAGAAACGTCTGAAAGTTTAGAGAGGGAACGAGTCGATCTTTTGGCTGCGATTAAGAAGAGAAACAATGACAAATTAGTCAAAGAGAAGATGGAGCGAACCTTTTCTTACCGAAGACAGGAAGTGGTCCAGGAGAAGCCGATGATAGCGGATTTCAAAAGTCGATGGCCAGCTCTTTTTAATGTTGATAAA ATAAATACTGAGTTCTTGCGCATCACCACTGTCCCATTGGAATTTAAGTTTCTTGCTATGCTTGACCAGTATTCGGACAGCTTGATGAAGTTGTTTCAGAGTAAGGGTGGAGTCACTGGCAGAACAATAAAAAACATCATGCAACCCATTTCACAG aataaCAGCATAGATGTACGAAGAGAATGCATCCTCAAAGCACTGTGTGTTTACTTAAATGAGGACCATTTACAACTGTTCAAGGAGTACAAT GATTGCGACTGGGTGAATGCCAAAGAAGCCATAGAGCAAATGGTAATGGGGATCTACATCATCCGATCCGAAGGACACCATCCAGGGGATAAGCCTGTGGAAGTTGGTATCGTGATTGAAGGGACTGAAGTTCTCAGCTCTTTGAAAAATGTAGCTGTAGCAGTGGCCATGCTGTTTGGACTTACTTACGCCTTGAACCTCAGCTACCCACGAGAACTCAAAGCTACATTTGAGGTCATCCAGAAAGTTTTCTTTAACTTGGATGGACAAAAACTCTCACCAAAGGTACAAGCCCTCAAGAACAAGATGCTGGAGTAA